In one Methanobacterium sp. Maddingley MBC34 genomic region, the following are encoded:
- a CDS encoding hypothetical protein (PFAM: DGC domain) — translation MSEKKKIALAACSGMSPYGLVTRVTSADTVAETDNTISICMGATSADREGFRNLIRKYPIIALSGCDGNCTSKILEQKGVKPAKNINVMEELNEAGLKPTDVSRLDENGEICVDYMKDKIKKELKKFE, via the coding sequence ATGAGTGAAAAAAAGAAGATAGCACTGGCTGCTTGTAGCGGAATGAGTCCTTACGGATTAGTTACCCGCGTAACATCTGCAGATACAGTTGCAGAAACTGATAATACCATATCCATATGCATGGGTGCAACCTCCGCTGATAGGGAAGGTTTTAGAAATTTAATTAGAAAATATCCCATAATTGCCCTCAGTGGGTGTGATGGTAACTGTACTTCTAAAATACTGGAACAAAAAGGAGTTAAACCAGCTAAAAACATCAACGTAATGGAAGAACTCAATGAAGCTGGTTTAAAACCCACTGATGTGTCCAGATTGGATGAAAACGGGGAAATTTGTGTTGATTACATGAAAGATAAAATAAAAAAAGAATTAAAAAAGTTTGAATAA
- a CDS encoding 4Fe-4S protein (PFAM: 4Fe-4S binding domain~TIGRFAM: iron-sulfur cluster binding protein, putative), giving the protein MAWFAGYPREKIEWYPTINEDKCVKCGMCMNCGQKVYKWTDDVPVVANPYKCVVGCTTCATLCQGNAISFPDKELLRKLYKKERIWAKVKKELKEEGRLEVENTTTGDKSGRCEVKNVTSSTVETSLENQGCGCGGSAEPDESLENLPEQGEEDNGCGSVDESMEDNLDKVQKEGGCGCGCGGDYADESVENNPDNPKTMADEDFMEKLENYAHSIGITSIGYTKVPPELINEDKSILFPNAIVLTMEMDDDLIKTDPGVEAQALNDAHYEKLGNMTYQIADYLRENGFAAESAHPYGGVVRFSPLAQEAGLGWVGQSGLLITPASGPRQKISAIFTSIENLPVKNDDEHSWIGEYCNRCGKCIKACPENALIETETCCGDKETEFVEERCIGCSEGCTYCIEDCPFDQKEYSDIKNRFDKMNAKLAERKSKSCC; this is encoded by the coding sequence ATGGCGTGGTTTGCAGGATATCCCCGGGAAAAAATTGAATGGTACCCTACCATAAACGAGGATAAATGTGTTAAATGCGGAATGTGTATGAATTGCGGTCAAAAAGTTTACAAATGGACTGATGATGTACCTGTGGTTGCCAACCCTTACAAATGTGTTGTTGGCTGCACCACTTGTGCAACTCTCTGCCAGGGAAATGCAATCTCGTTCCCTGATAAAGAATTACTTCGCAAACTTTACAAAAAAGAGAGGATCTGGGCAAAGGTCAAAAAAGAACTCAAAGAAGAAGGACGCCTGGAAGTGGAAAACACCACTACTGGGGATAAAAGTGGGCGTTGCGAAGTTAAAAATGTAACATCCTCCACAGTAGAAACTTCTTTGGAAAATCAGGGATGTGGTTGTGGAGGATCTGCAGAACCCGATGAATCACTTGAAAATCTTCCTGAACAAGGAGAAGAGGATAATGGATGTGGATCTGTGGATGAATCCATGGAAGATAATTTGGACAAGGTCCAGAAAGAAGGTGGATGTGGATGTGGTTGTGGGGGAGACTATGCTGATGAATCAGTTGAAAATAACCCAGATAATCCAAAAACCATGGCTGATGAAGATTTCATGGAAAAATTGGAAAACTACGCTCATTCCATTGGTATTACAAGCATAGGATACACTAAAGTTCCTCCAGAATTAATAAATGAGGATAAATCTATTCTGTTCCCAAATGCCATTGTGCTAACCATGGAAATGGATGATGATTTGATTAAAACTGACCCTGGGGTTGAAGCACAGGCCTTAAATGATGCGCATTACGAAAAACTGGGGAATATGACCTATCAAATTGCTGACTATCTTAGGGAAAATGGTTTTGCAGCGGAGTCTGCCCACCCTTACGGAGGTGTGGTAAGATTCTCACCACTTGCCCAAGAAGCAGGTTTAGGATGGGTAGGACAAAGCGGTCTTCTAATAACTCCCGCGTCAGGTCCAAGGCAAAAAATCTCAGCCATATTTACCAGTATAGAAAACTTACCCGTAAAAAATGATGATGAACACTCCTGGATAGGAGAGTACTGTAACCGCTGTGGTAAATGTATCAAAGCTTGCCCTGAAAATGCACTCATAGAGACAGAAACATGTTGCGGCGATAAAGAAACGGAATTTGTGGAAGAACGTTGTATTGGTTGTAGCGAAGGCTGCACATACTGTATAGAAGATTGTCCATTCGATCAAAAAGAATACTCAGATATTAAAAACCGTTTTGACAAAATGAATGCAAAATTAGCCGAAAGGAAATCAAAATCATGTTGTTAG
- a CDS encoding anti-anti-sigma factor (PFAM: Phosphotransferase enzyme family; STAS domain~TIGRFAM: anti-anti-sigma factor) has product MDINSERVEGVLVITPEGRLDAYGALELNRVFETLITPEDTVIIFNMTGISYLSSGGIRSLLGAERTLKEKGGGICLCNLNPYPLEVLKMAGFDQIFSLQPTMEDALKLQVIPHDLEPVDWNNLPRYADKHLSLTLLEVSSSDSKLKVVGDISKVLNAQLGEDDVCSRKFSDTEYSIGLGGLGENMKDFMEIMGEMITIGGTMVWLPTDGHDTPDFLIPATDTGMVTIQTGFNVALDGNFHDIIFAESKQSEGFTMDELYSSLFKMAREMKPSFKGIISVAMQADIGEFYRSGIKISPIKKFTPKNHEMIMDPDNIQSWMNISTIPLFQGETMVSFGVGVDLESDLSSFDEDVLGSLFYMHPANIGNKEMLLHNHAVVFKHIPLEKNNDLDHLIRTIVQNGEFLDMSHLLDNSRMKSALIGVSYISDIVFEKNQEITLNGECERWNDSYKAITGKMFPDSAEILLSPITGGYSGSAVFKVDAWDRSGRKEMPFVMKLGPWYELGDELRGYEDHVKRYIQNNATQIIDHRKIGEQGGILYNFVGINGRESTIKTMEDYYSSHDTGDVLTALDKLFRNVLRSWYGQPKLKELFLYEEYDFFFQYDNIKRFASKKYGVTSDDKYVELPYNLGKSINPLYFVEHVMDKRRTQTVSAYETSTHGDLNLRNVLMDDDLNMWLIDFASTRYSHILRDVAKLETAFKLECVDIDSEEKLNYILELEEQFIEAENLSDIPQIPIQSTDIKLDFENSDVIKAFQCIRRVREYGNMITLLDEDISQYLLGLLSYTLSAVSFISLNDYEKEYAWISSSLICQKLI; this is encoded by the coding sequence ATGGACATAAATTCAGAAAGAGTTGAGGGAGTGCTGGTAATAACACCAGAAGGTAGATTGGATGCTTACGGTGCATTAGAGCTTAATAGGGTTTTTGAAACACTTATCACTCCTGAAGATACAGTGATTATTTTTAACATGACTGGTATCAGTTACCTGAGCAGTGGTGGTATCAGAAGTCTCCTTGGCGCTGAAAGAACCCTAAAAGAAAAGGGTGGAGGTATTTGTCTTTGCAACCTGAATCCATATCCCCTGGAGGTCCTGAAAATGGCGGGATTTGACCAGATATTTTCCCTGCAACCTACCATGGAAGATGCCCTGAAATTACAAGTTATCCCACATGACTTAGAACCGGTGGACTGGAATAACTTGCCCCGCTATGCTGATAAACATCTTTCTTTAACTCTTTTGGAAGTATCCTCTAGTGATTCTAAATTGAAAGTGGTGGGTGATATCTCCAAGGTACTTAATGCCCAGTTAGGAGAGGATGATGTCTGCTCCAGGAAATTCTCCGATACAGAATACTCCATTGGACTGGGAGGGTTGGGTGAGAATATGAAGGATTTCATGGAGATCATGGGGGAAATGATCACCATTGGAGGCACCATGGTCTGGCTCCCCACTGATGGACATGACACTCCTGATTTCCTGATCCCGGCCACAGACACGGGTATGGTAACCATCCAAACTGGATTTAATGTGGCCCTTGATGGGAATTTTCATGACATCATATTTGCAGAATCTAAACAAAGTGAAGGATTCACTATGGATGAACTGTACTCATCCCTATTCAAGATGGCCCGTGAAATGAAACCCTCATTTAAAGGAATCATAAGTGTAGCAATGCAGGCTGATATTGGAGAATTTTACAGATCAGGGATTAAAATATCTCCTATAAAAAAGTTCACCCCTAAAAATCATGAAATGATCATGGATCCAGATAATATTCAGTCATGGATGAATATAAGTACCATACCTCTGTTTCAGGGCGAAACCATGGTTAGTTTTGGGGTGGGTGTTGATCTTGAGAGTGACTTATCTTCCTTTGATGAAGATGTACTGGGGTCCCTGTTTTACATGCACCCTGCCAATATTGGAAATAAAGAAATGCTACTCCATAACCATGCCGTGGTCTTCAAACATATTCCACTGGAGAAAAACAATGATCTCGACCACCTTATCCGAACTATCGTCCAAAACGGAGAATTCCTGGACATGAGCCACCTCCTGGATAACTCCAGGATGAAGAGTGCTTTAATTGGTGTTTCCTACATATCTGATATTGTTTTTGAAAAAAACCAGGAAATAACATTGAATGGGGAATGTGAAAGATGGAATGATTCCTATAAAGCGATAACTGGTAAGATGTTCCCTGATTCTGCGGAAATTCTCCTAAGTCCCATCACTGGAGGATACAGTGGTTCAGCAGTGTTCAAGGTGGATGCCTGGGATCGCTCCGGTAGAAAAGAGATGCCATTTGTAATGAAACTGGGGCCCTGGTACGAATTAGGGGATGAGTTAAGAGGATATGAAGACCATGTGAAACGTTACATACAGAATAATGCCACACAGATCATAGACCACCGTAAAATAGGGGAACAAGGTGGAATATTATACAACTTTGTGGGTATAAATGGAAGGGAGAGCACCATTAAAACCATGGAAGACTACTACTCTTCCCATGACACAGGGGATGTTCTAACCGCCCTGGATAAACTCTTTAGAAACGTGCTTAGGAGCTGGTATGGGCAACCAAAGCTAAAGGAACTGTTCCTTTATGAGGAGTACGACTTTTTCTTCCAGTACGATAATATAAAACGTTTTGCATCCAAGAAATACGGTGTCACCTCAGATGATAAGTACGTTGAACTCCCCTATAACCTGGGAAAATCCATAAATCCACTTTACTTTGTGGAGCATGTCATGGATAAGCGCCGAACCCAGACAGTCAGTGCTTATGAAACTTCCACCCATGGTGATCTGAACCTTAGAAACGTGCTCATGGATGATGATCTCAACATGTGGCTCATAGACTTTGCCTCCACCAGGTATTCACATATCCTCCGTGATGTGGCCAAACTGGAAACTGCCTTTAAACTGGAATGTGTGGACATTGATTCTGAAGAAAAATTAAACTACATCCTGGAACTGGAAGAACAGTTTATTGAAGCTGAAAATCTCAGTGACATACCACAGATACCCATTCAATCCACGGATATCAAATTAGATTTTGAAAATTCGGATGTTATCAAGGCATTTCAGTGCATACGAAGGGTGAGGGAGTACGGTAACATGATAACCCTTTTAGATGAAGATATATCTCAGTATCTTTTAGGACTATTGTCTTACACTTTATCAGCGGTTTCATTCATCAGTCTCAATGATTATGAGAAGGAATATGCCTGGATATCCTCTTCTTTAATCTGTCAGAAGTTGATTTAG
- a CDS encoding Zn-dependent hydrolase, glyoxylase (PFAM: Metallo-beta-lactamase superfamily) has translation MKKWLTTGGCTVYQITHGRSNCYLVLDGYDSVLVDTGPKGSRKDLMEKLDYLLGEKDLSWLILTHTHYDHAENAAMIKKHYNARIVVPKDEAEHLKQGCSPIPCGTNFITRLLVGVGRKINRLSQYESANPDLLVNDKYQLTPNSQLLHTPGHTEGSMSLIVDDELALVGDAMFGVFSWSIFPPFADDVPTMINSWDKLIKTGCETYLPGHGTENSKKLLIKQYEKHKIY, from the coding sequence ATGAAAAAATGGCTAACTACTGGTGGCTGCACAGTTTACCAGATTACACATGGCAGAAGCAACTGTTACCTGGTTTTAGATGGATATGATTCAGTTTTAGTCGACACTGGCCCCAAAGGATCAAGAAAAGATCTTATGGAAAAACTGGATTATCTGCTGGGTGAAAAAGACTTATCCTGGCTGATTTTAACCCATACTCATTATGATCATGCTGAAAACGCAGCTATGATAAAAAAACATTATAATGCCCGGATTGTTGTCCCTAAAGACGAAGCAGAGCATCTTAAACAGGGATGCTCACCCATACCCTGCGGCACTAACTTCATCACCCGCTTATTGGTGGGTGTGGGGAGGAAAATAAACAGACTCAGTCAGTATGAGTCAGCAAACCCCGACCTACTGGTTAATGATAAATATCAATTAACTCCTAATTCTCAGCTCCTGCACACTCCAGGCCATACTGAAGGTTCAATGAGTTTGATTGTGGATGATGAACTTGCCCTGGTGGGTGATGCCATGTTCGGTGTCTTCAGTTGGTCAATATTCCCTCCATTTGCCGATGATGTGCCCACCATGATAAATAGCTGGGATAAACTAATCAAAACGGGATGCGAAACATATTTACCCGGTCATGGCACTGAAAACAGTAAAAAACTACTTATAAAACAGTATGAGAAACATAAAATCTATTAA
- a CDS encoding hypothetical protein (PFAM: Uncharacterized protein conserved in archaea (DUF2115)) → MPSKKMKDVLSCNEIHREKLLTLLKMESQLITLQDIMQASSFLIEDARYVQGSYRKEYLKAYTLAFITRIKEVKEHQPDDNKYLDVQEVQEAISLLLKQEREVTGADGFDPAFFQIYKIISIYTTFILEEPVHPVGTPFPGGLKVKYDGEKFLCPVKERQKDNPGAVCGFCVAQQDPETI, encoded by the coding sequence ATGCCATCAAAAAAAATGAAAGATGTTCTTTCCTGTAATGAAATACACAGGGAGAAACTGCTCACCCTGCTTAAAATGGAATCACAACTTATTACTCTCCAGGATATCATGCAGGCCAGTTCATTCCTTATTGAAGATGCTAGGTACGTTCAGGGAAGTTATCGTAAGGAATACTTAAAAGCTTACACACTCGCCTTTATTACTCGCATCAAGGAAGTTAAAGAACATCAACCTGATGATAACAAATACTTGGATGTTCAAGAAGTTCAAGAAGCTATTAGCCTGCTTTTAAAACAGGAGAGGGAGGTAACAGGGGCAGATGGATTTGATCCTGCTTTTTTCCAGATTTACAAAATTATCTCCATCTACACAACATTTATACTGGAGGAACCAGTGCACCCCGTAGGCACACCCTTTCCTGGAGGCCTAAAAGTGAAATATGATGGTGAAAAATTTCTTTGCCCAGTGAAAGAACGGCAAAAAGATAATCCTGGTGCTGTTTGTGGGTTCTGTGTTGCCCAACAGGATCCAGAGACAATATAA
- a CDS encoding methylase involved in ubiquinone/menaquinone biosynthesis (PFAM: Methyltransferase domain), with protein sequence MKEKEIKDFVKERYSKIATKTDSSSCSCCSGNGMDGIIRQARAVGYSEDEIKSIPADAIFGLGCGNPTALAEIKKGETVLDLGSGGGIDVFLAANKVGDEGKVIGVDMTEAMVETATQNTEAGGYENVEFKLGEIENLPIENNSIDVIISNCVINLTPNKSVAFKEVFRVLKDDGRILISDIVTEGELPDEVRKSFQAWSECTAGAMEKQDYLDTIKKAGFKDVEIIEEHFYTEANLDERLVGKITSVQVRALK encoded by the coding sequence TTGAAAGAAAAAGAAATCAAAGATTTTGTAAAGGAAAGATATTCAAAAATTGCCACTAAAACAGATTCTTCATCCTGTTCCTGCTGCTCAGGAAATGGAATGGATGGTATAATCAGGCAAGCCAGAGCAGTAGGTTATTCTGAGGATGAGATTAAAAGTATCCCTGCAGACGCCATATTTGGTCTGGGATGTGGTAACCCCACAGCACTAGCCGAGATAAAAAAGGGTGAAACAGTATTAGACCTGGGATCAGGTGGAGGAATTGATGTTTTCCTGGCTGCCAATAAAGTAGGTGATGAGGGAAAGGTCATTGGAGTGGACATGACCGAGGCAATGGTTGAAACTGCCACCCAAAATACTGAAGCCGGTGGTTATGAGAATGTGGAGTTTAAACTGGGTGAGATCGAGAATTTACCCATTGAAAATAATTCCATTGATGTTATAATCAGTAACTGTGTTATAAATCTCACACCCAACAAATCTGTGGCTTTTAAAGAAGTTTTCAGGGTTTTAAAAGATGACGGGCGGATATTAATATCTGATATAGTTACCGAGGGAGAACTTCCTGACGAAGTCCGTAAAAGCTTCCAGGCATGGTCTGAATGCACTGCAGGGGCAATGGAAAAACAGGATTACCTGGATACCATAAAAAAAGCAGGTTTTAAAGATGTTGAAATTATAGAAGAGCACTTTTACACAGAAGCTAACCTGGATGAACGTCTGGTGGGGAAAATAACAAGTGTGCAGGTAAGGGCTCTAAAATGA
- a CDS encoding hypothetical protein (PFAM: Uncharacterized ArCR, COG1810), with the protein MIKVAIVTDGPYGDRAYDTIKKEFDTDFIELEQPTSMFLDDIEIPEKHVKLIEDTNILITYTTHPDLTLELVERFAEKVDWIIVAAWRGDGFKNQLETYENVVCPYIMCELEENGNPIFDKFVSDIGKPKVVLKLDGNKLRDIVVLRSSPCGSTSFVADFIKENYLGKKLDPENLPRDAGLKLQHYPCRAAKMRLFSDEECKKEMASGLHRDAFEEAIAFANRRLENRNLKI; encoded by the coding sequence ATGATTAAAGTTGCAATAGTCACTGACGGCCCCTACGGCGACCGGGCATATGATACCATAAAAAAAGAATTTGACACAGACTTTATAGAACTGGAACAACCTACTTCAATGTTCCTGGATGACATTGAAATACCGGAAAAACATGTTAAACTGATTGAAGACACAAACATACTCATAACCTACACTACACATCCAGATCTCACCTTAGAACTGGTGGAAAGATTTGCAGAAAAGGTTGATTGGATAATAGTAGCCGCATGGAGGGGTGATGGTTTCAAAAACCAGTTAGAAACATATGAAAATGTGGTCTGCCCCTATATAATGTGTGAACTTGAAGAAAATGGTAACCCTATCTTTGATAAGTTTGTATCTGATATAGGGAAGCCTAAAGTAGTTCTAAAATTAGATGGAAATAAATTGAGGGACATAGTGGTTTTAAGATCGTCTCCCTGTGGATCAACCTCTTTTGTAGCTGATTTTATAAAAGAGAATTATCTTGGTAAAAAATTAGACCCTGAAAATCTCCCAAGAGATGCCGGACTCAAATTACAGCATTATCCCTGCAGAGCTGCCAAAATGCGACTTTTCTCTGATGAAGAATGTAAAAAAGAGATGGCATCAGGGCTTCACAGAGACGCTTTTGAAGAGGCAATTGCATTTGCAAATAGGCGTTTGGAAAATCGAAACTTAAAAATATAA